The following coding sequences lie in one Candidatus Neomarinimicrobiota bacterium genomic window:
- a CDS encoding DUF420 domain-containing protein, which yields MVNRDNFWLRIIYIVSIVISGAVAFLILGPRPEGIEGTLDVSGLPLVNASLNGITTILLIVGYILIRQKKRQQHKNVMLSAFGTSGAFLVSYLIYHWFKAGPKIYMGEFTEIYLFILLTHIVLASIIIPLALVTLYRGWTDNIGKHRKIAKITLPLWFYVSVTGVVIYLMLY from the coding sequence ATGGTCAATCGGGATAATTTTTGGCTACGGATTATTTACATTGTATCGATAGTTATCTCTGGCGCAGTTGCATTTTTAATTTTAGGTCCACGCCCTGAAGGGATAGAAGGTACGCTGGATGTTTCTGGGCTTCCTTTAGTGAATGCTTCTTTGAATGGCATTACAACTATCCTTTTGATTGTTGGGTATATTCTCATTCGCCAGAAAAAACGCCAACAGCATAAAAATGTTATGTTATCTGCATTTGGAACTTCCGGTGCATTTTTGGTCAGTTATTTGATTTACCATTGGTTTAAAGCTGGGCCAAAAATATACATGGGTGAATTCACAGAAATATATTTATTCATTTTATTGACCCATATTGTCTTGGCTTCTATAATCATTCCGTTGGCTTTGGTCACTCTTTACCGTGGATGGACGGACAATATTGGCAAACACCGCAAGATTGCCAAGATTACACTACCCCTTTGGTTCTACGTTTCTGTGACGGGAGTGGTAATTTACTTAATGTTATATTAA
- a CDS encoding SCO family protein — protein MTQKTRLIIYGIVAVILAVTYFMKDGKPTIDLPMIGSIPEFSFTDSQGNEFNRSKLDGKVWVADFIFTTCTMACPVMTGNMNIVHKEFKNNDNVRIVSISVYPEYDTPEVLSEYASRYDANTDRWHFLTGPEESVKEIILEGFKIGDYEDIIFHSEKFALVDKKGQIRGYYSGMITEEMTKLKKDINILLEEY, from the coding sequence ATGACTCAAAAAACACGACTTATTATTTATGGAATTGTGGCGGTCATTTTGGCAGTTACCTACTTTATGAAGGATGGAAAACCAACAATTGATCTTCCCATGATTGGATCGATTCCTGAATTCAGTTTTACTGATAGTCAAGGCAACGAGTTTAATCGAAGTAAACTTGACGGAAAAGTATGGGTAGCAGATTTTATTTTTACTACCTGCACCATGGCTTGCCCTGTGATGACGGGTAACATGAACATCGTCCATAAAGAATTCAAAAATAATGATAATGTTCGTATTGTTTCTATTTCGGTCTATCCTGAATATGACACGCCGGAAGTGTTATCGGAATATGCTTCTCGTTATGATGCCAATACGGATCGATGGCATTTTCTCACTGGCCCGGAGGAATCTGTGAAGGAAATCATTTTAGAAGGATTTAAAATCGGTGATTACGAAGATATTATTTTTCACAGCGAAAAGTTTGCCCTTGTAGATAAAAAAGGCCAGATTCGGGGATATTATAGCGGAATGATAACGGAAGAAATGACCAAGTTGAAAAAAGATATTAACATTTTATTGGAAGAATATTAA